A window of the Citrus sinensis cultivar Valencia sweet orange chromosome 9, DVS_A1.0, whole genome shotgun sequence genome harbors these coding sequences:
- the LOC112495636 gene encoding pentatricopeptide repeat-containing protein At1g08070, chloroplastic-like, translating into MSVNGLKSLKPTLSFKQLNQIHAQIFILLKLLTQSSTPQNAIPLYNKMLSCPSSYNHYTFTQALKACSLAHPHQKALEIHAHVIEYGHLHDIFIQNSLLHFYVTVKDIFSAHQIFNSVVFPDVVSWTTIISGLSKCGFHKEAIDMFCGIDVKPNANTLVSVLSACSSLVSHKLGKAIHAHSLRNLNENNIILDNAILDFYIRCGSLASCGYLFVKMPKRNVVSWTTMIGGYAERGFCKEAVSVFQEMEKTKEAEPNEATLVNVLSACSSISALSFAIQVFNMLAYKDKISWSTVISGLAMNGCGRQALQLFSLMIINAVFPDDVTFIALISACSHGGLVDQGLILFKAMSTVYEIVPQMQHYACVVDMYGRAGLLEEAEAFFREMPIEAEWSVWGALLNACRIHRNDEMFDRIRQDLVNKKGVNVGTFALMSNTFAGADRWEDTNKIRDEIRRMGLKKKTGCSWIEVNPSIF; encoded by the exons ATGTCCGTAAACGGCCTAAAGTCACTAAAACCCACACTCAGTTTCAAACAACTAAACCAAATCCATGCCCAAATCTTCATATTGCTAAAACTTCTAACACAATCATCCACCCCACAAAATGCAATTCCACTCTACAACAAAATGCTCAGCTGCCCATCTTCATATAATCACTACACCTTCACTCAAGCCTTAAAGGCATGTTCCTTAGCCCATCCACACCAAAAAGCCCTAGAGATTCATGCCCATGTCATAGAATATGGCCATTTGCATGATATATTCATCCAGAACTCATTGCTTCACTTTTACGTAACtgtaaaagatattttttctgcccatcaaatttttaactctGTAGTTTTCCCAGATGTTGTTTCTTGGACTACTATCATTTCTGGGCTTTCTAAATGTGGTTTTCATAAAGAAGCCATTGATATGTTTTGTGGGATAGATGTTAAGCCTAATGCTAATACACTTGTTAGTGTTTTATCTGCTTGTTCTAGTTTAGTGTCCCATAAATTAGGCAAAGCTATTCATGCACATAGCTTGAggaatttaaatgaaaataacattattttggATAATGCAATATTGGATTTTTATATAAGATGTGGGTCATTGGCGAGTTGTGGTTACTTGTTTGTGAAAATGCCTAAGAGAAATGTGGTTTCTTGGACTACAATGATAGGAGGTTATGCAGAAAGAGGATTTTGTAAAGAAGCAGTGAGTGTTTTTCAAGAAATGGAGAAAACAAAGGAAGCTGAGCCTAATGAGGCCACTCTTGTCAATGTATTGTCAGCATGTTCATCGATTAGTGCATTGAGTTTTG CAATTCAAGTCTTTAATATGCTTGCATACAAGGATAAGATCTCATGGAGTACTGTAATTAGTGGCTTGGCCATGAACGGCTGTGGCAGGCAAGCTTTGCAGCTCTTTTCTTTGATGATCATTAATGCGGTTTTTCCTGATGATGTAACCTTCATCGCATTGATATCCGCATGTAGTCATGGTGGCCTTGTTGATCAAGGATTGATACTTTTTAAAGCTATGAGCACTGTTTACGAGATTGTGCCCCAAATGCAGCATTATGCCTGTGTTGTTGATATGTATGGCAGAGCTGGACTCTTGGAGGAAGCAGAGGCTTTCTTTAGAGAGATGCCAATCGAAGCTGAGTGGTCAGTTTGGGGAGCTTTACTGAATGCTTGTAGAATTCATCGGAATGATGAGATGTTTGATCGAATCAGGCAAGACCTTGTCAACAAGAAGGGAGTTAACGTTGGGACTTTTGCATTAATGTCAAACACTTTTGCTGGTGCTGATAGATGGGAGGATACTAATAAGATCCGTGATGAGATAAGACGCATGGGGTTGAAGAAGAAGACAGGCTGTAGTTGGATTGAAGTGAATCCATCTATCTTTTAA